Proteins found in one Takifugu rubripes chromosome 17, fTakRub1.2, whole genome shotgun sequence genomic segment:
- the ankrd49 gene encoding ankyrin repeat domain-containing protein 49: MDFPEDFNQLELLNTHDHLIPRGASSLWSGSKGEEEEFEEEELLHSEEWYLEKEGALQDKPEELILWAAEHNRISTIHRLLAESPSLVNCCDDDSYTPLHRAAYGGHVDALSALLAAGSKVNPQTIDGWTPLHSACRWSRVAVASLLLRHGAQLNAQTNGGLTPLHLAASHTSFFKADSVHTLELLLSQRHLKLGLRSSSGETAGEVARCSGLHHFLFEMVDECVNVVPVP; this comes from the exons ATGGATTTCCCTGAAGATTTCAACCAGCTTGAGCTTCTGAATACGCATGATCACCTGATCCCCAGAGGGGCCAGCAGCCTGTGGTCTGggagcaaaggagaggaggaagagtttgAGGAGGAAGAGTTGCTGCACAGTGAGGAATGGTATCTAGAAAAAGAAGGGGCTCTTCAAGACAAACCAGAGGAGCTCATTCTGTGGGCAGCTGAACACAATCGG atttcaaCTATTCACCGTCTGTTAGCCGAGAGTCCATCGTTGGTGAACTGCTGCGATGATGACAGTTACACTCCGCTGCACCGCGCCGCATACGGCGGCCACGTGGATGCCCTTTCTGCTTTACTTGctgctgggtcaaaggtcaacccgCAAACCATCGATGGGTGGACGCCCCTTCACAGCGCCTGCCGCTGGAGTCGCGTCGCTGTGGCGAGCCTCCTACTGAGACATGGAGCCCAGCTAAATGCTCAGACAAATGGAGGACTTACGCCCCTGCACCTGGCTGCTTCTCACACCAGTTTCTTTAAAGCAGACTCTGTTCACACGCTGGAGCTCCTACTGTCTCAACGCCACCTGAAGCTCGGACtgcgcagcagcagcggggaAACCGCTGGCGAGGTGGCTCGCTGTAGCGgcctccatcacttcctgtttgagatgGTAGATGAGTGTGTCAATGTCGTTCCCGTGCCATGA
- the gpr83 gene encoding probable G-protein coupled receptor 83 isoform X1, whose amino-acid sequence MRSVCARLKLSALLWITGSLEAAGATDWYPVNDSSTSSAERLQNVSVHQDNRTSDVLLMDFDDRMLEHWRSLASQKRQGRESQDGGVKALLVAAYSLIIAVSLFGNVLVCHVVLKKKRSPSATSLFIMNLAVADIFITVLNTPFTLVRFVNSTWVFGRIMCHISRFVQYCSLHVSTLTLTAISLDRRQVILHPLRPRMTLSQGGLWVTLIWIMASCFSLPHAIYQKLLTFTYSKEKERSLCVPDFPEPSDVYWQYIDLLTFILLYMLPLLIITASYTTVGCRLWRHNSIGDTTTAQYAAQRKKRRRTLTMLLLVVGVFAICWFPLNCYVVLLSSHTIQSSNALYFCFHWLAMSSTCYNPFIYCCLNPTFRQELRLLFDMCWRKNAVIKLEPDLRPVAACSPCHRVAWPDTHESSRPRCVLSQSGNSSSKQRQASSSQCHNSKDAHVLFTAGHVLTGRTDILSVEPIVAIK is encoded by the exons ATGCGAAGTGTTTGCGCACGGTTAAAGCTGTCCGCGCTGCTCTGGATTACTGGCAGCCTGGAAGCTGCGGGAGCAACAGATTGGTACCCGGTAAACGACTCCTCAACATCTTCAGCGGAGCGGTTGCAGAATGTTTCTGTGCACCAGGATAATCGCACTTCCGATGTCTTACTGATGGACTTTGACGACAGAATGCTGGAGCACTGGCGTTCTCTCGCCAGCCAGAAGCGCCAAGGCAGGGAGTCGCAGGACGGGGGTGTCAAGGCGCTGCTGGTGGCCGCTTACTCACTCATCATCGCTGTCTCCCTGTTTGGAAACGTCCTGGTGTGTCACGTAGTGCTGAAGAAAAAGCGCAGCCCGTCCGCCACCAGCCTGTTCATTATGAACCTTGCAGTGGCGGATATTTTCATCACGGTGCTGAACACCCCGTTCACTCTG GTCCGGTTTGTGAACAGTACCTGGGTGTTTGGGAGGATAATGTGTCACATCAGTCGCTTCGTCCAGTACTGCTCGCTGCATGTCTCCACCCTGACGCTAACGGCAATCTCACTGGATAGACGACAG GTGATTTTACATCCTTTAAGACCTCGCATGACGCTTTCACAAGGTGGGCTTTGGGTCACTCTCATTTGGATCATGGCGAgctgcttctctctccctcatGCAATCTACCAGAAACTGCTGACCTTCACCTACAG CAAGGAAAAGGAGCGCAGCTTGTGTGTCCCAGACTTTCCAGAACCATCAGATGTCTACTGGCAGTACATTGACCTCTTGACCTTCATACTTCTTTACATGCTGCctctcctcatcatcactgCCTCATACACTACAGTTGGCTGCCGACTGTGGCGTCACAACTCCATCGGCGACACAACAACCGCTCAGTACGCAGCCCAGAGGAAAAAGCGAAGGCGAACATTAACCATGTTGCTCCTGGTTGTTGGGGTTTTCGCCATCTGCTGGTTCCCGCTCAACTGCTATGTGGTCCTGCTGTCCAGTCACACCATTCAGTCCTCTAATGCTCTCTACTTCTGTTTTCACTGGCTGGCTATGAGCTCCACCTGCTACAACCCATTTATCTACTGCTGTCTGAATCCCACCTTCCGTCAGGAGCTGAGGCTCCTCTTTGACATGTGTTGGAGGAAGAATGCTGTGATTAAACTGGAGCCGGACCTTCGCCCTGTTGCAGCTTGCAGTCCGTGCCACAGGGTCGCCTGGCCTGATACCCATGAAAGCTCAAGGCCAAGGTGTGTGCTATCCCAGTCAGGAAACTcatcctcaaaacagaggcagGCCTCATCCAGTCAATGCCACAACAGTAAGGATGCGCACGTGCTCTTCACTGCTGGGCATGTCCTCACAGGCAGAACTGACATACTCTCAGTGGAGCCCATCGTTGCCATAAAGTGA
- the gpr83 gene encoding probable G-protein coupled receptor 83 isoform X2 — protein sequence MLEHWRSLASQKRQGRESQDGGVKALLVAAYSLIIAVSLFGNVLVCHVVLKKKRSPSATSLFIMNLAVADIFITVLNTPFTLVRFVNSTWVFGRIMCHISRFVQYCSLHVSTLTLTAISLDRRQVILHPLRPRMTLSQGGLWVTLIWIMASCFSLPHAIYQKLLTFTYSKEKERSLCVPDFPEPSDVYWQYIDLLTFILLYMLPLLIITASYTTVGCRLWRHNSIGDTTTAQYAAQRKKRRRTLTMLLLVVGVFAICWFPLNCYVVLLSSHTIQSSNALYFCFHWLAMSSTCYNPFIYCCLNPTFRQELRLLFDMCWRKNAVIKLEPDLRPVAACSPCHRVAWPDTHESSRPRCVLSQSGNSSSKQRQASSSQCHNSKDAHVLFTAGHVLTGRTDILSVEPIVAIK from the exons ATGCTGGAGCACTGGCGTTCTCTCGCCAGCCAGAAGCGCCAAGGCAGGGAGTCGCAGGACGGGGGTGTCAAGGCGCTGCTGGTGGCCGCTTACTCACTCATCATCGCTGTCTCCCTGTTTGGAAACGTCCTGGTGTGTCACGTAGTGCTGAAGAAAAAGCGCAGCCCGTCCGCCACCAGCCTGTTCATTATGAACCTTGCAGTGGCGGATATTTTCATCACGGTGCTGAACACCCCGTTCACTCTG GTCCGGTTTGTGAACAGTACCTGGGTGTTTGGGAGGATAATGTGTCACATCAGTCGCTTCGTCCAGTACTGCTCGCTGCATGTCTCCACCCTGACGCTAACGGCAATCTCACTGGATAGACGACAG GTGATTTTACATCCTTTAAGACCTCGCATGACGCTTTCACAAGGTGGGCTTTGGGTCACTCTCATTTGGATCATGGCGAgctgcttctctctccctcatGCAATCTACCAGAAACTGCTGACCTTCACCTACAG CAAGGAAAAGGAGCGCAGCTTGTGTGTCCCAGACTTTCCAGAACCATCAGATGTCTACTGGCAGTACATTGACCTCTTGACCTTCATACTTCTTTACATGCTGCctctcctcatcatcactgCCTCATACACTACAGTTGGCTGCCGACTGTGGCGTCACAACTCCATCGGCGACACAACAACCGCTCAGTACGCAGCCCAGAGGAAAAAGCGAAGGCGAACATTAACCATGTTGCTCCTGGTTGTTGGGGTTTTCGCCATCTGCTGGTTCCCGCTCAACTGCTATGTGGTCCTGCTGTCCAGTCACACCATTCAGTCCTCTAATGCTCTCTACTTCTGTTTTCACTGGCTGGCTATGAGCTCCACCTGCTACAACCCATTTATCTACTGCTGTCTGAATCCCACCTTCCGTCAGGAGCTGAGGCTCCTCTTTGACATGTGTTGGAGGAAGAATGCTGTGATTAAACTGGAGCCGGACCTTCGCCCTGTTGCAGCTTGCAGTCCGTGCCACAGGGTCGCCTGGCCTGATACCCATGAAAGCTCAAGGCCAAGGTGTGTGCTATCCCAGTCAGGAAACTcatcctcaaaacagaggcagGCCTCATCCAGTCAATGCCACAACAGTAAGGATGCGCACGTGCTCTTCACTGCTGGGCATGTCCTCACAGGCAGAACTGACATACTCTCAGTGGAGCCCATCGTTGCCATAAAGTGA
- the LOC101063842 gene encoding dynein regulatory complex subunit 4-like, whose translation METKSKTKTPKASEKKVKKGKTSQVVDGLSTAGMTKDQLEEDIFGLREDLVRVCEEKTFFQQERDKIQKFCEISKRSLEKAKDELRNRQKEREDEQDCQRVEITEFKQKLKNVLSEQHNATAEMKMEGVATAMLVQNRNMEVELGLRRDIHSLNTNQREKEQHTQNSFRELQLKHQVELMDLASSYDRRIKETEEKYLKNLQSVLEAEGKQRQTEIKKLDEEMKTQMVTLEEEHGRAHREAEEYYSAVQRKLLEDQKLLKRELAEATMVQTQAGRELAAAEQENRRLREAVQKAEHKLIQAQEQAEQSRKEKARMKVRNVRGRQVEKELRDQKVEHELLLQCCWELERERDKLLRTQTYTILELEHKKVSELKKTVQKREAQLYAVLSTANLDPTTAANATQKLQDILDSKDATIKALQRELSSAGPT comes from the exons ATGGAAACAAAATCCAAAACCAAG ACACCAAAAGCAAGTGAAAAAAAGGTCAAGAAGGGGAAAACTTCACAGGTGGTTGATGGTTTGTCGACAGCAGGCATGACCAAAGATCAG ctggaggaggacatcTTTGGCCTCCGAGAGGACCTGGTCAGAGTATGTGAGGAGAAGACTTTCTTCCAGCAGGAGAGAGACAAGATCCAGAAATTCTGTGAAATCTCCAAGAGGAGCCTGGAGAAGGCAAAGGATGAACTGAGGAACCgacagaaggagagggaggatgaaCAAGACTGCCAACGAGTGGAGATCACC GAGTTCAAGCAGAAGCTGAAGAACGTGCTATCTGAGCAACACAATGCCACGGCTGAGATGAAGATGGAGGGTGTGGCTACAGCCATGCTGGTCCAGAACCGGAACATGGAGGTAGAGCTTGGCCTTCGGAGGGACATTCACAGCCTGAACACCaaccagagagagaaagaacaaCACACCCAGAACTCCTTTAGAGAGCTCCAGCTG AAGCACCAGGTGGAGTTAATGGACCTGGCCAGCAGCTATGACAGGAGAATCAAAG AAACGGAGGAGAAATATCTCAAAAACCTGCAGTCAGTGCTGGAGGCAGAAGGGAAGCAGCGACAGACTGAGATAAAAAAACTGGATGAGGAGATGAAAACTCAGATGGTGACCCTGGAAGAGGAGCACGGCCGAGCCcacagagaggctgaggagtACTACTCTGCTGTTCAGAGGAAGCTCCTAGAGGATCAGAAACTTCTGAAG AGGGAGCTGGCAGAGGCCACCATGGTTCAGACACAAGCTGGCAGAGAACttgcagcagctgagcaggagAACAGACGCCTGCGTGAAGCTGTGCAGAAAGCTGAACACAAACTCATTCAAGCTCAGGAGCAGGCAGAACAGTCTAGGAAGGAGAAGGCCAGGATGAAG GTAAGAAATGTACGTGGCAGACAGGTGGAAAAAGAGCTGAGAGACCAGAAGGTGGAgcacgagctgctgctgcagtgctgctgggaG CTGGAACGAGAGCGTGACAAGCTACTGAGGACACAGACATACACcatcctggagctggagcacaaGAAGGTATCAGAACTGAAGAAAACTGTGCAGAAGAGAGAAGCGCAGCTGTACGCAGTGCTCTCCACCGCCAACCTGGATCCGACCACAGCTGCCAACGCCACCCAGAAACTCCAG GACATTTTGGATTCCAAAGACGCCACCATCAAGGCCCTGCAGAGGGAGCTGAGCTCTGCCGGACCCACCTAA